From the genome of Brienomyrus brachyistius isolate T26 chromosome 8, BBRACH_0.4, whole genome shotgun sequence, one region includes:
- the LOC125747681 gene encoding splicing factor U2AF 65 kDa subunit-like isoform X1, with protein MSDFDEFEKQLSENRQEREKERHKKRSRSRSLSRGEKHRRWSKDSRGRSHEKRSSSRDRKGRDRRSSSREHKKHSYSPRRSRKKRTYKYWDVPPPGFEHITPMQYKAMQAAGQIPTIALLATSTTSGVAVTPTQVPMVGSQMTRQARRLYVGNIPFGLTEEAMADFFNTQMRLAGLCQGPTNPVLAVQINQDKNFAFLEFRSVDETTQAMAFDGIIFQGQSLKIRRPHDYRPLPGISEQPAFHVPGVVSTVVPDSPHKLFVGGLPNYLSDDQVKELLTSFGPLKAFNLVKDSATSLSKGYAFCEYVDISATDQAVAGLNGMQLGDKKLIVQRASVGAKNANATAIIETPVTLQVPGLQRLQSSGMPTEVLCLLNMVMPEELVDDEDYEEILEDIREECCKYGNVRSIEIPRPVDGVEVPGCGKVGPVLSCTSGKKKTSVGTKHRLMGAFLAQKCFENGIIFCVRKTI; from the exons atgtccgatttcgatgagtttgagaagcagttaagcgaaaatcggcaag agcgggagaaggagcgacacaagaagcgtagccgcagccggtctctgagccgtggcgagaagcaccgccgctggagcaaggactccagggggcggagtcacgagaagcgcagcagcagccgcgaccgcaagggtcgtgaccgacggagcagctcacgcgagcacaagaagcacag ctactctcctcggagaagccgtaagaaaaggacatacaagtactgggatgttccccctccgggattcgagcacatcacccccatgcagtacaaggcaatgcaag ctgcagggcagatccccacgatagctttactggcaacatccaccaccagcggcgtggcagtgacgcccacccaggtgccgatggtcggcagccagatgacccggcaggccaggcggctttatgtcggcaacatccccttcggcctgacggag gaggccatggcggatttcttcaatacccagatgcgattggctggcttatgtcaaggtcccaccaatcccgtcctcgctgttcagataaaccaggacaagaactttgccttccttgaa tttcggtccgtggatgagaccacgcaggcaatggccttcgacggcatcattttccagggtcagtcgttaaaaatcaggcggccccacgactatcgccccctgcctggcatctcagagcagcccgccttccacgtaccag gggtcgtctccaccgtggttccagactcgccacacaagctctttgtcggaggcctgcccaactatctcagtgacgatcag gtgaaggaactcttgacgtcgttcggacctcttaaggccttcaaccttgtgaaggacagtgccacgtcactgtctaagggttatgctttctgtgaatacgtggacatcagtgccactgaccag gccgtggctggactcaatggcatgcagctcggagacaagaagctcatcgtccagcgggcaagcgtgggggctaagaatgccaacgct acggccatcatcgagacgccggtgacgctgcaggttccagggctgcagcggctgcagagctccggcatgcccacggaggtgctgtgcctcctcaacatggtcatgcccgaggagctggtggacgacgaggactacgaggagatcctggaggacatccgggaggagtgttgcaagtacggcaacgtgcgctccatcgagattccgcggcccgtcgatggcgtggaggtgcctggctgtggcaaggtgggacccgtactctcctgtaccagtggcaaaaagaagacctctgtaggcactaaacacaggctcatgggagcatttcttgcacaaaagtgttttgaaaacggaataattttttgtgtaagaaaaacaatctga
- the LOC125747681 gene encoding splicing factor U2AF 65 kDa subunit-like isoform X2, whose amino-acid sequence MSDFDEFEKQLSENRQAAGQIPTIALLATSTTSGVAVTPTQVPMVGSQMTRQARRLYVGNIPFGLTEEAMADFFNTQMRLAGLCQGPTNPVLAVQINQDKNFAFLEFRSVDETTQAMAFDGIIFQGQSLKIRRPHDYRPLPGISEQPAFHVPGVVSTVVPDSPHKLFVGGLPNYLSDDQVKELLTSFGPLKAFNLVKDSATSLSKGYAFCEYVDISATDQAVAGLNGMQLGDKKLIVQRASVGAKNANATAIIETPVTLQVPGLQRLQSSGMPTEVLCLLNMVMPEELVDDEDYEEILEDIREECCKYGNVRSIEIPRPVDGVEVPGCGKVGPVLSCTSGKKKTSVGTKHRLMGAFLAQKCFENGIIFCVRKTI is encoded by the exons atgtccgatttcgatgagtttgagaagcagttaagcgaaaatcggcaag ctgcagggcagatccccacgatagctttactggcaacatccaccaccagcggcgtggcagtgacgcccacccaggtgccgatggtcggcagccagatgacccggcaggccaggcggctttatgtcggcaacatccccttcggcctgacggag gaggccatggcggatttcttcaatacccagatgcgattggctggcttatgtcaaggtcccaccaatcccgtcctcgctgttcagataaaccaggacaagaactttgccttccttgaa tttcggtccgtggatgagaccacgcaggcaatggccttcgacggcatcattttccagggtcagtcgttaaaaatcaggcggccccacgactatcgccccctgcctggcatctcagagcagcccgccttccacgtaccag gggtcgtctccaccgtggttccagactcgccacacaagctctttgtcggaggcctgcccaactatctcagtgacgatcag gtgaaggaactcttgacgtcgttcggacctcttaaggccttcaaccttgtgaaggacagtgccacgtcactgtctaagggttatgctttctgtgaatacgtggacatcagtgccactgaccag gccgtggctggactcaatggcatgcagctcggagacaagaagctcatcgtccagcgggcaagcgtgggggctaagaatgccaacgct acggccatcatcgagacgccggtgacgctgcaggttccagggctgcagcggctgcagagctccggcatgcccacggaggtgctgtgcctcctcaacatggtcatgcccgaggagctggtggacgacgaggactacgaggagatcctggaggacatccgggaggagtgttgcaagtacggcaacgtgcgctccatcgagattccgcggcccgtcgatggcgtggaggtgcctggctgtggcaaggtgggacccgtactctcctgtaccagtggcaaaaagaagacctctgtaggcactaaacacaggctcatgggagcatttcttgcacaaaagtgttttgaaaacggaataattttttgtgtaagaaaaacaatctga